From Miscanthus floridulus cultivar M001 chromosome 15, ASM1932011v1, whole genome shotgun sequence, the proteins below share one genomic window:
- the LOC136509361 gene encoding protein S40-7-like, protein MDRLLLSSRPPLPVPTHTATGADGDLLELDVLWPAIPSAVGLGLLAALPEDEGKKKKRAVAGGGGGVGVGGPARSAARPVPETAAAAAAMARSAPVRIPSEPARRGRWAHAGGSAEDSGEAVVPPHEIVARRAAAHSSVLEGAGRTLKGRDLRRVRNAVLRRTGFLD, encoded by the coding sequence ATGGACCGCCTCCTGCTGTCGTCCCGCCCACCCCTCCCGGTCCCGACCCACACCGCGACGGGCGCCGACGGCGACCTCCTCGAGCTCGACGTGCTCTGGCCGGCCATCCCGTCCGCGGTAGGGCTCGGACTCCTCGCCGCGCTGCCGGAGGACGAGGGCAAGAAGAAGAAGCGCGCCGTGGCCGGTGGCGGGGGCGGGGTCGGGGTCGGGGGCCCCGCCCGATCCGCCGCGCGCCCCGTCCCGGagaccgccgcggcggcggccgcgatgGCGAGGTCGGCACCGGTGCGGATACCGTCGGAGCCCGCGCGGAGGGGGAGGTGGGCCCACGCCGGCGGCAGCGCGGAGGACTCCGGGGAGGCCGTGGTGCCCCCGCACGAGATCGTCGCGCGCCGCGCGGCCGCGCACAGCTCGGTGCTGGAGGGCGCCGGGAGGACGCTCAAGGGCCGCGACCTCCGCCGCGTCCGCAACGCCGTCCTTCGCCGCACTGGCTTCCTCGACTGA